The genomic segment AGTGTAAGATTATCCTTGCTTAAGAGTAGCCTATCTCATGGACGCCCACTCGAAATGCCTTTCTTCAAGAGCAGAGAGGAGCCAATCAAGAGCAGCAGAGAGGAGGAGCCTATTGCTTTTTCTAATATTGGAATACCAAACAGATTCACCACTGATATAGATGTGTTTTGGGACGTCAAGGGTTTcccaatcaaagaagaagatggcgtTTTTTGGGATCCTATTTTAGCTCTGAGGAGGAAGGGTTATGGTGGTGATGCATCAGTCAGGGCTTATGTTGATAGTGGACATGGATTCTTTGATATGGGACATGGATTATTTAATGATTCCTTGGCGGCTACAATTGTCATTACCGAAGGTGAGTTGATTTCAGTGttttgtcgttttttttttatgtacatGTATGTCTGCTAATTtagataatatattttccagGGGATGATAAATTTGCAAAATATACTCGGATGTTACTGGACATTCTTTTTTGGGGAATGAACAATGATGCACCAGCAATTTTGATGCTTATGTTAAAACCCCCAAAAGGAACCAGGTTTGGCCGTGTTATTCAAGCTTTGAAAAACAAAGGTTTCAATGTTATCTCAGCATCGCGCACCTATGATTTGTGCTCATCTCGTGAAAGGAGGAGAATCTCCGGAAATCAGTCTAGTGGTTCTGAAATTTACCTCTATTGGATTGCAGACGATTGTTCCAATCCCCGTTTGTTCTTTTCGTTAATCAGATCTTCTCTTTGGAAGAAGGGTTATTATGGCGGTGTGTGTATGACGGTTTTTGTTGATGAGGGAAAGTTCAAAGGTGACTTGCTCTCTGAGTATAAAAAATTCCTCACCTTTTCCGTACCTCAAGGTGACTTCTCTTATActtgaactcttttttttttttttttttttttttcgttNNNNNNNNNNNNNNNNNNNNNNNNNNNNNNNNNNNNNNNNNNNNNNNNNNNNNNNNNNNNNNNNNNNNNNNNNNNNNNNNNNNNNNNNNNNNNNNNNNNNNNNNNNNNNNNNNNNNNNNNNNNNNNNNNNNNNNNNNNNNNNNNNNNNNNNNNNNNNNNNNNNNNNNNNNNNNNNNNNNNNNNNNNNNNNNNNNNNNNNNNNNNNNNNNNNNNNNNNNNNNNNNNNNNNNNNNNNNNNNNNNNNNNNNNNNNNNNNNNNNNNNNNNNNNNNNNNNNNNNNNNNNNNNNNNNNNNNNNNNNNNNNNNNNNNNNNNNNNNNNNNNNNNNNNNNNNNNNNNNNNNNNNNNNNNNNNNNNNNNNNNNNNNNNNNNNNNNNNNNNNNNNNNNNNNNNNNNNNNNNNNNNNNNNNNNNNNNNNNNNNNNNNNNNNNNNNNNNNNNNNNNNNNNNNNNNNNNNNNNNNNNNNNNNNNNNNNNNNNNNNNNNNNNNNNNNNNNNNNNNNNNNNNNNNNNNNNNNNNNNNNNNNNNttttttttttttttttttttttttctccgttaatattattttattttcaggtgAAATAGTTACTCAAATGTTCGTGAACATGCTTTGCAAGGCAAGGCTgttcactggggacagtgtgaTGTTAATAATCTCAAAGCCCTTCAAAGACCAAAAATTCTACACTGTTCTTGGGGATATGAAAGCCAGAGGTTACAATGTTTTCTTAGAACAACCTGATTCTATGGCCACATTTGGAAGCGGCATGTGGTCTGCTCATAAAAGCTTTATAGATGGAGGTGGCCAAggataatgaaaattttaaagatgattaagagaaagaagaaactctcACTGAAGAATGGAGAAGACTCATCTTCAGAGGGCagtaaagaaaggaagaagcaCAAGCTATCGAAAATGTCAGTCACACGGGAAGAAATTAACGCAAGCGTGAATTCCAGCTTCGAAAAAGAAGTTCAATGTTCTCTCCTCCATTGCCACTGAAAGATGGTCTGACCTATTGGTTATGACTTGAGTCAACCAAAGAAGATAACTTTTGTGTCGTTGAAATGTTAACATTAGCTGAACGGTTCCACTTAGGTTTTAGCTTTCCTCTTGGTTTGTTCCCTTACCACAATTGTGACGGTTTCAGGTTTCTCTGGGGACAGTTGTGATACTTTATGATGATCCTGTTTCTAGCATCATTCTTGGTTTGTTCATATGGTCTTACAAAATGCAAATTCATGCTATTCAGAATAAGATCACCATCAAGATTCAAGAGTCAAAATAGATGATATTAAAAAGTTACATAGTACTGATCTATGAACAACAATCATCTCTCTTTACCACACATTCTAAAGAGGctttttcaaaacaacaaaTCCACGTATTAGTAGTGCCTGAAGAATGCAAACGGATCATCACCAACAAATCCACGTATTAGTAGTGTTCTGTTCTTGACCAGTCTAGTTTTTATATATCCACCTGAGGGATTCTACCACCAGCTTGGACAATCTGTTGCTCAAGCTGCAACAAAAAACAATGCAAGAATAATTCGTGAAATCCGAAAGCAAGAAACTGACAACAATTCACATAAGCTTTTCACTCACATTGAACAGATCTTGAAGTTTTGCCCTTAATGTCTTGTACTCGATATCCACCTGCTGCAAACATCTCACACACCTGTAACACCTAGACCAATTAGTCTCAGCAATCATATGTAACATTAGAAGAAATATGAGATTCTCCCATACAAGATccggaaaaaaagaaagctgacCCTTCGAAGTTGTGAGAGTCGCAGCACTCCTTGAGGGTAACACAAAGACCTTTGACTTTCTTGGCGCCAACACTTcataaaaacaagaaaggagCTCTTCACTGAGACTAGATCCAAGATTTAGACAATAAGACTGAGATAGTAGCCATCAACGAAACATACCTTGAGCTACTACCTTTGAGTTGGTGAACACTAGAACCCACCAGCTTAAAATCAACATTTCCTGTCTGATCTCTGAATATACATATGAACAATCAGCTGGTGATGTCTTGATGATAAAACTAATGGAAGAATGGTAAGGAAAACACTTACAAAGCTCTAGCCATATTACTGATAAGCTTCTCACAGTCTTCAAAGAAAAGAGTAACAACCTCAGCCACAAAATCAGGACTACATTCATCTTGCAGCTTTTTCAATTCAGTGAATTGATCATCCAGAAACCCCTTCACATATCAAAAGATAAAGAATCTCAGAAACCCATTTTAACAAACACTAAACCCAATTCTTAAAAGCCTCAATTCCCAATACATAAGCTTCAATAAGAATCCTAAAACCAGCAGAGAGACAACTTTGAAAAAGAGACACTAAACTCATTTCATAAACACTAAACTCAATTCTTAAATCCTCAATTCCAAATACAAGCTTCAACAAGAACCCTAAAAACAGCAGAGAGCCATCtccaaaaaggagaaaattttgagaaaataaacaCTAACCCATTTCCCAAAATCCCCAATTGCCATATACAAGCTTCAGTAAGAACCGTGGAAACTGTAGAGAGCCATCTCTAGAAAGGAGACAACTTTAAAGAAGGAGACCATAACCCATTTCACACAAACACTAAACACAATTCCTAAAATCTCCAATTTCCAATTTAGAAGCTTCAgtaagaaccctaaaaaaaactgtaa from the Camelina sativa cultivar DH55 chromosome 12, Cs, whole genome shotgun sequence genome contains:
- the LOC104732917 gene encoding uncharacterized protein LOC104732917 isoform X1 — translated: MTCVFWDVEDFPFPVGLRTDLVYQKLKSSLEKDGYVLGELSIMAYADKEKFPYDLDVYRNAGITIHLVQGDKCARVRSMLLDILSWALKQSPNCELNSEALDLMLISENIKEKTYFLQSLQNLKKLSCYNVLLLALPPHLSSSYELPTLSFDWLSASASLLDGGKPKTLPEGLDHRRKSREETVAFSDGDSDAKSMTCVFWDCFDDDDFLSGYNSCGSYNYIYHRLRCLLQADVGELSIMAYVDKNSPRLRLPPNSPIKIVRGNKDSRVHNMLVDIVLWAFNNPVVNYKTLTLMVMSEDIKEKTYLLSALEALEDRHYHVFLAVPDDYDIAASKLPSVRLSLLKSSLSHGRPLEMPFFKSREEPIKSSREEEPIAFSNIGIPNRFTTDIDVFWDVKGFPIKEEDGVFWDPILALRRKGYGGDASVRAYVDSGHGFFDMGHGLFNDSLAATIVITEGDDKFAKYTRMLLDILFWGMNNDAPAILMLMLKPPKGTRFGRVIQALKNKGFNVISASRTYDLCSSRERRRISGNQSSGSEIYLYWIADDCSNPRLFFSLIRSSLWKKGYYGGVCMTVFVDEGKFKGDLLSEYKKFLTFSVPQGEIVTQMFVNMLCKARLFTGDSVMLIISKPFKDQKFYTVLGDMKARGYNVFLEQPDSMATFGSGMWSAHKSFIDGGGQG
- the LOC104732917 gene encoding uncharacterized protein LOC104732917 isoform X2 yields the protein MTCVFWDVEDFPFPVGLRTDLVYQKLKSSLEKDGYVLGELSIMAYADKEKFPYDLDVYRNAGITIHLVQGDKCARVRSMLLDILSWALKQSPNCELNSEALDLMLISENIKEKTYFLQSLQNLKKLSCYNVLLLALPPHLSSSYELPTLSFDWLSASASLLDGGKPKTLPEGLDHRRKSREETVAFSDGDSDAKSMTCVFWDCFDDDDFLSGYNSCGSYNYIYHRLRCLLQADVGELSIMAYVDKNSPRLRLPPNSPIKIVRGNKDSRVHNMLVDIVLWAFNNPVVNYKTLTLMVMSEDIKEKTYLLSALEALEDRHYHVFLAVPDDYDIAASKLPSVRLSLLKSSLSHGRPLEMPFFKSREEPIKSSREEEPIAFSNIGIPNRFTTDIDVFWDVKGFPIKEEDGVFWDPILALRRKGYGGDASVRAYVDSGHGFFDMGHGLFNDSLAATIVITEGDDKFAKYTRMLLDILFWGMNNDAPAILMLMLKPPKGTRFGRVIQALKNKGFNVISASRTYDLCSSRERRRISGNQSSGSEIYLYWIADDCSNPRLFFSLIRSSLWKKGYYGGVCMTVFVDEGKFKGDLLSEYKKFLTFSVPQVTQMFVNMLCKARLFTGDSVMLIISKPFKDQKFYTVLGDMKARGYNVFLEQPDSMATFGSGMWSAHKSFIDGGGQG
- the LOC104732918 gene encoding histidine-containing phosphotransfer protein 3-like, whose translation is MDTLIAQLQRQFRDYTISLYQQGFLDDQFTELKKLQDECSPDFVAEVVTLFFEDCEKLISNMARALDQTGNVDFKLVGSSVHQLKGSSSSVGAKKVKGLCVTLKECCDSHNFEGCVRCLQQVDIEYKTLRAKLQDLFNLEQQIVQAGGRIPQVDI